A part of Desulfobacter sp. genomic DNA contains:
- a CDS encoding filamentous hemagglutinin family protein, which yields MKYIVHHKISRLIILFLCTHLVILPTWTGAKSFGSRSAATNLPAVGSGQLPVLNDPASQIANNGGAWNYTENQANHYAQITQSADRVVIKWDSFDVGTDAHIHFKQPESGTALNKITAQSSPSQILGQMTATGSLYLVNPNGIVFGKNSRTDLNSLVASSLAVQDFYDTLGENNVGEPVGAWSFKAEDGTTPGPVVNQGTITSRNGGRILLLGGNVENSGTISSEGGNVTLSAGSSFAFVRDNDLDSTPNPDYAGNVTNTGNIYADVGTVGIYGQIVRHEGVIRALSTLRQGSSIRLVAASDTDANETGKIITGPDSVIDSGVEELDDEFVIDSPFLGRELEITTPEDQDDPIIISHSGGIVSPGGEVTVDAGDGGSIYLAPGSSIDVSGSWITKEAEDLVYSVQLNSLELRDEFLQKNGILKGETVYFLLNEGVSIGNVSEHLLNRVLSAKEYSGAGGLISLLAGHGDVIVDKNASIDISGGGVEYLSGSVRTTKLMYDTDLYDISDAPDYLEYEKAINVSDSFSDDNWDYVDGFKEGSDAGKLNIEAKRVAFEGNLSAGSTRGRYQVLSSVDYDDLGYLHSMGNVIPQAGALSVHGDLNGVSYEDIDPLVNMIVIKDATPGFGTAIDPENPLFPANRNGETWLSDDLLSGSGLGRVSLGATTAIITEADTEISLVPGSDGYLNFTARRIFHQGDIRLPGGDVSLTIISNTSSEDTVLDDPERIELAADSSISTAGEQINNYLLYWTHSPPRIYGQMDAGSISLADQSMHGEGVVVRDGAALDVSGGYMLGRDLSLTDSGDAGSLTISGRAIALDGDISGYSMLGKDGGTINLHAWQTTVVKGRAPETAAGYSHEDPMAYQKQLILGDDFLDGAGFTHITLSAYTDLDVEAGATLAPSLIKQQVTRGVVKKVDMSGSKRDDVGGSSVTLKAADRSDIVLDITGSNTAAQTEEDTPDDKLTIGKGASVSVARGGDITVSGYKVDVSGLFQAPGGRIAIEANSGSGLVSPELTINRDARFYANGYIVDTGSRIRNQIVLWDIKDGGDITFSSDGSLEIQEGAVADVSGSDTNTLYLVSDDHRIESVYTGASEPGSITLAFKNAVDENGLSTIQGRFIGNKGMDRLRGGEFNIYNNNDNAVYGLPAGLIPGIEANGFDNLYIRSGGGLSFSGPQTINMGRGIRIDSPVIYGSPNARITIAAPWIQLENSNTYRPGNIETGTAALAINADSIDITGDIALAGFRNVNLSAREDIRLADKLYRTRSGDEDWDGTARSVWSGKLSGADALTLTAARIYPVMDPAYGTPSAFKLKAVDTITVLPSGVTRTDPIYSALGTLTLEAENIDHKGYLAAPLGRIYLIADTDKGRVYLDDQSVLTVAGQTLVNYGSIDASNLEWYGFDTSSGSATADTLIETYPETVIDIRGYEVIGQKASVIDISGGGGIFGYTFQGSTKGSKNPLSDAKRYVILPGGAGNLPGEAIYLTENGLVPQGLYTLLPESYAFMDGAVVIEFQDGIDPGTILAESNEGYEIAVGFMGDKNSGRVSTDAGLYTLRYATDVRSEGQFVTAALETGHAGSAAVNGSQTNILNSQIRAQALPGDYLAGALTLAGNHVIIGKRQADLGKSFTFSTRLQDDPELADLSGTLYLDATQFSDAGLRELTIVSEQEDGKIELEAGSLLSGTQLSLLAQGNIEIGENAAIEGYGDSALIRLTSAGGEINLAQGAHIRSDRMVSIDTQTMAVAGEIETQHLAVASDRLYLSEGSAGTQSLDGLVLDQGFWSGFKDMNSVSLTGRSLIGFKGHIELAATSSIVLDSPEVVGLTGTTAITAGQIALVNSGTDTAGWNPGGIDPAGKFTALADEILIGQGNIQLSNYQSVDLNARGNLVFRGQARVETEGDIETTQGVFSTSNTDLNISAARVTGTYISHADGNSLKYDALDFKVDAGIGNITITGSGAAAAGLNNIGGKLSFVGGRIENSGTVDLPSGVISFRATGNGPDDGVFMMYGAQVSANGSEADGIYYDGGIVYYEADNGNVKLASGSVTDVSADPAGADGGLVWINAAQGSFSGGGKVLGTASNGTGGSFWLDAGSLEQNGAAVTDISSVLGNLNMAGADNRAGQIDLRVRSGDAFLADNVAAHEFRLSLDQGSLSVDAQIDASRDTGNGRIELYAGNDLTLSENTRLVAQGLAQDSPGGKIILGNATKQGGSMDLGGAVFDVSTSDGTGGSIYLRVSRNDGNDGINLVPDALFTGASSVVAEGVMFHDNLNFSDWKSKANGFMAATGGSVNAISIIPGMEYQTQGDLALSGMDMTGWRFGAGKTAGAVTFRAGGDLSINGDIVDHPTDLWDLPLVAQSTTISLAAGSTLSSSDIFAVDTGTGHLSLGDKVLVYTESGNIHFASGGTTTIGNIEANAETAKDYMTYFNMNYNLGSYSGEIRGYTGEDLVLDGGVVQTATGDIELNINGGVKLVRTKISGDYYTGSIRTTGRPITAEDEPELADNGNLNPFWVLIFGEDFYNNIFAEKRQTLVPQGFHNGGNIDVNARGDIKVQSVYGGSFISQITDGAWDDHSGQADFSNDTAPGADFPVISAGITEGIWSANFNNLSATQGIAAMGGGNVNINTAGAFFAAAGTFGAGSLTVAAQGEIDGRFLNKEGTLELSTMDNFGMMEGSTGQVIEVFDSQVQVTAQGDLKLGSAVNPTITGDYYGAENKWDLQYSQTASLSLSARTGSVTLTGNLDDGLELDASVDVRERVHVLPPSLYINAGSDIVLGSTFYLPPIASGQMSTETGQITLYAGRDIRSQGTSQNGIYLYNMHPDDIYGNHDANKAIDVFNVAALHGNPIDREQDYLPSVVSAGNDISNIILSLPRAATITAGNDIIDTRVTGQNIRSTDITSITAGHDIMFTTEKSDSTNYSEKWIMVGGPGRTIVQAGNAINLGTSLGIQSIGDFDNPALSDGETELVNDLVVIAGIDAPLELETIRELFLGNSEVAGDGPEGFVLGEDGLMQVVDKIRERTEAGDKALADQILADARQFLIAPLWSGASGTGDISLINSKIYSSGGAGNIYAIAAGKIDVGVSSIPAAKGENAPDTSATDDASGLYTTSGGGIHLLTYGDVNVNESRVMTFDGGDIVVWSDQGNINAGMGSKAATASGKFKTVEVNGVKKRVYIAPAVGSGIRATATDIERAGDLYIIAPSGIIDAGEAGIAGQNVTLIADQVINAQNIEASGNSFGFTKPSESSANVSGLSGGSGLADAAMLDEESSALASSQDRMNEETPEGYSMEPRWVDVEVVGFEEDEEENS from the coding sequence ATGAAATATATAGTACACCATAAAATCAGCAGGCTGATTATACTATTTTTATGCACCCATTTGGTAATCCTGCCGACATGGACCGGGGCAAAGTCTTTTGGCTCACGGTCAGCCGCCACCAACCTTCCCGCGGTGGGTTCGGGACAGCTGCCTGTTTTGAATGACCCGGCCAGCCAGATTGCCAACAATGGCGGCGCATGGAACTATACTGAAAACCAGGCAAATCATTATGCCCAGATTACCCAGTCCGCAGACAGGGTGGTGATTAAATGGGATTCCTTTGACGTGGGCACTGATGCGCATATCCATTTCAAACAGCCGGAAAGCGGCACCGCACTGAACAAAATAACTGCCCAAAGCAGCCCCAGCCAGATCCTCGGTCAGATGACGGCAACAGGGAGTCTCTATCTTGTCAATCCCAACGGGATCGTATTTGGAAAAAACTCACGTACAGACCTTAACTCTCTGGTGGCAAGTTCCCTGGCAGTCCAGGACTTCTACGATACACTGGGGGAGAATAACGTGGGGGAGCCTGTGGGCGCCTGGTCCTTTAAAGCGGAAGACGGAACCACACCCGGGCCCGTTGTCAACCAGGGCACCATCACTTCCAGAAACGGGGGAAGGATTCTGCTGTTGGGCGGTAACGTGGAAAACAGCGGCACCATATCATCCGAAGGCGGCAATGTGACCCTGTCCGCCGGCAGTTCATTTGCCTTTGTTCGAGATAACGATCTGGATAGTACGCCGAACCCGGATTATGCCGGCAATGTGACAAATACAGGCAATATTTACGCCGATGTGGGAACCGTCGGTATCTACGGGCAGATCGTCCGCCACGAAGGCGTGATCCGAGCCCTGTCAACCTTACGGCAGGGCAGTTCAATCCGCCTGGTGGCTGCCTCTGATACAGATGCAAATGAAACCGGCAAGATCATCACCGGACCGGACAGTGTGATTGACTCGGGTGTGGAGGAACTGGATGATGAATTTGTTATTGACTCCCCCTTCCTCGGCCGGGAGCTTGAGATAACAACACCCGAAGATCAGGATGATCCCATCATCATATCCCATTCCGGAGGTATTGTTTCTCCCGGTGGAGAGGTAACGGTTGATGCCGGGGACGGTGGAAGTATCTACCTTGCCCCCGGTTCAAGCATAGACGTCAGTGGGTCATGGATCACAAAAGAGGCCGAGGACCTGGTGTATTCGGTGCAGTTAAACAGCCTTGAACTCAGGGACGAATTCCTTCAAAAAAACGGCATCCTCAAGGGTGAAACCGTTTACTTTCTGCTCAATGAAGGGGTGAGCATCGGCAATGTGAGTGAGCATCTCCTGAACCGGGTGCTGTCGGCCAAGGAATACAGCGGTGCCGGAGGCCTCATATCCCTGTTGGCAGGTCACGGGGATGTTATTGTTGATAAGAATGCTAGTATCGATATTTCCGGCGGCGGTGTTGAGTACCTGAGCGGTTCTGTCCGGACCACCAAGCTGATGTATGATACGGACCTGTATGACATCTCAGATGCACCGGATTACCTTGAATATGAAAAAGCCATCAATGTATCTGATTCCTTTAGCGACGATAACTGGGACTATGTCGACGGGTTTAAAGAGGGTTCCGATGCCGGAAAACTCAACATAGAAGCAAAACGTGTTGCCTTTGAGGGAAACCTGTCAGCCGGGTCGACCCGGGGCAGGTACCAGGTCTTGAGCAGCGTCGATTACGATGACCTGGGCTATCTTCACTCCATGGGGAATGTTATTCCCCAGGCCGGCGCCCTAAGCGTCCACGGAGATCTGAACGGGGTGAGCTATGAGGATATTGACCCATTGGTGAACATGATCGTCATTAAGGATGCCACCCCTGGATTCGGCACAGCCATTGACCCTGAGAACCCGCTGTTTCCAGCGAATAGAAACGGGGAAACATGGCTGTCCGACGATCTGCTGAGCGGATCAGGACTGGGGCGGGTCAGTTTGGGTGCGACCACCGCCATAATCACCGAAGCCGATACGGAGATTTCCCTTGTCCCCGGTTCTGACGGGTATCTGAATTTCACTGCCAGACGGATTTTCCACCAGGGGGATATCCGTCTGCCGGGCGGTGATGTGAGCTTAACAATCATCAGCAACACTTCGTCGGAGGATACGGTCCTGGATGATCCGGAACGGATTGAACTGGCTGCGGACAGCAGCATCAGCACTGCAGGAGAGCAGATCAACAATTATCTGCTTTACTGGACCCACTCCCCCCCCCGGATTTACGGACAGATGGATGCCGGCAGCATATCCCTTGCCGACCAGTCCATGCATGGTGAAGGGGTGGTGGTCAGGGACGGAGCCGCCCTGGATGTCAGCGGCGGATACATGCTCGGCAGGGATCTTTCCTTAACAGATTCCGGGGATGCCGGATCTTTGACAATCAGCGGACGGGCCATTGCTCTGGACGGGGATATTTCCGGATATTCCATGCTGGGAAAAGATGGCGGCACAATTAACCTCCACGCCTGGCAGACCACGGTGGTGAAGGGCCGAGCGCCGGAGACTGCAGCGGGCTATTCCCACGAAGATCCCATGGCATACCAGAAGCAGTTGATTCTGGGCGATGACTTTCTTGACGGTGCGGGTTTCACCCATATTACGCTTTCCGCCTATACGGACCTTGACGTTGAAGCCGGGGCGACACTGGCTCCTTCCCTGATCAAGCAGCAGGTAACAAGGGGTGTTGTGAAAAAGGTGGATATGTCAGGCTCCAAAAGGGATGATGTCGGCGGCTCATCCGTCACCCTTAAGGCAGCGGATCGAAGCGATATCGTCCTGGATATTACCGGTTCAAATACAGCCGCTCAGACAGAGGAGGATACACCCGACGATAAACTAACCATCGGCAAGGGGGCCTCGGTCAGCGTTGCCCGGGGCGGCGACATCACTGTCAGCGGGTATAAGGTGGATGTATCAGGCCTGTTCCAGGCACCGGGCGGCCGGATTGCCATTGAGGCCAACTCAGGCAGCGGACTGGTCAGCCCTGAATTAACAATCAACAGGGACGCCCGGTTTTATGCCAATGGCTACATTGTTGATACCGGGTCCAGAATCAGGAACCAGATTGTCTTGTGGGACATTAAAGACGGCGGCGATATCACCTTTTCCTCTGACGGGTCACTTGAAATCCAGGAAGGGGCAGTGGCGGATGTATCCGGAAGTGATACCAATACCCTCTATCTTGTTTCCGATGACCATAGAATAGAATCCGTCTATACCGGAGCATCAGAGCCGGGAAGTATTACCCTGGCATTCAAGAATGCCGTGGATGAAAACGGGCTTTCAACCATCCAGGGACGCTTCATAGGGAATAAAGGGATGGACCGGCTCAGGGGCGGGGAATTTAATATATACAACAACAATGATAATGCGGTGTATGGCCTGCCTGCCGGCCTGATTCCCGGCATAGAAGCAAACGGATTTGATAACTTGTATATACGTTCCGGGGGGGGGCTTTCCTTTTCTGGCCCCCAGACGATTAACATGGGACGGGGAATCCGCATTGACAGCCCTGTAATATACGGCAGCCCGAATGCCCGGATCACCATTGCCGCCCCTTGGATTCAATTGGAAAACAGCAACACCTACCGGCCGGGAAATATTGAAACCGGCACCGCAGCCCTGGCCATCAACGCCGATTCTATTGATATCACCGGCGATATTGCTTTGGCCGGTTTCAGAAATGTGAATTTAAGTGCCCGGGAAGATATTCGGCTGGCTGATAAATTGTATCGAACACGGTCCGGTGATGAAGACTGGGATGGTACTGCCCGAAGTGTCTGGTCGGGGAAACTGTCAGGCGCCGATGCCCTGACCCTGACGGCGGCAAGAATTTATCCTGTGATGGATCCGGCGTACGGTACACCCTCTGCGTTTAAATTAAAGGCAGTGGATACCATCACCGTGCTTCCCTCCGGGGTCACACGGACCGATCCCATTTATTCTGCCCTTGGGACACTGACCCTTGAGGCTGAAAACATTGATCACAAGGGATACCTTGCTGCGCCGCTGGGCCGGATTTACCTGATTGCAGATACGGATAAAGGCAGGGTGTATCTGGATGACCAATCCGTCCTGACAGTTGCAGGACAAACCCTGGTCAACTACGGCAGTATTGATGCCTCAAACCTGGAATGGTACGGGTTTGACACATCAAGCGGCAGCGCCACAGCAGATACGCTGATTGAAACCTATCCGGAAACGGTCATTGACATCCGGGGATACGAAGTGATCGGTCAAAAAGCATCGGTGATCGACATCAGCGGCGGCGGAGGCATATTCGGTTATACATTCCAGGGCAGTACAAAAGGCTCTAAAAATCCATTGAGCGACGCCAAACGGTATGTGATCCTGCCCGGTGGGGCCGGAAATCTTCCCGGGGAAGCCATTTACCTGACTGAGAACGGCCTGGTTCCCCAAGGATTATACACCCTGCTGCCTGAATCTTATGCCTTCATGGACGGTGCCGTGGTGATTGAATTCCAGGATGGCATTGATCCGGGAACCATACTGGCGGAGAGTAACGAGGGGTATGAAATTGCGGTGGGATTTATGGGGGACAAAAATTCGGGCCGGGTCAGCACCGATGCCGGGCTTTACACGCTCCGATATGCCACCGATGTCCGGTCTGAAGGCCAGTTTGTTACAGCCGCCCTTGAAACCGGCCATGCGGGAAGTGCCGCTGTAAACGGTTCGCAAACCAATATACTCAACAGCCAGATACGGGCACAGGCATTGCCTGGCGATTATCTGGCTGGCGCCCTGACACTGGCCGGCAACCATGTAATTATCGGAAAACGCCAGGCGGACCTGGGGAAATCGTTTACCTTCTCGACCCGTCTGCAGGACGATCCGGAGCTGGCAGATCTTTCCGGCACACTGTATCTGGACGCAACACAATTTTCAGATGCCGGGCTGCGTGAGCTCACCATTGTATCTGAACAGGAAGACGGGAAAATTGAACTTGAGGCGGGCAGCCTGTTATCCGGCACACAACTCAGCCTATTGGCCCAAGGCAATATTGAAATAGGTGAAAACGCAGCAATTGAAGGCTACGGCGATTCAGCCCTGATCAGGCTGACCTCTGCCGGCGGAGAAATTAACCTGGCCCAGGGGGCGCATATCCGGTCAGACCGCATGGTTTCCATTGATACCCAGACCATGGCCGTGGCCGGCGAAATTGAAACCCAACACCTGGCTGTGGCATCTGACCGGCTATATCTTTCAGAGGGCAGTGCCGGAACACAATCCCTGGACGGGCTGGTTCTTGACCAAGGGTTCTGGTCCGGCTTCAAGGATATGAATTCTGTCAGTCTCACGGGCCGCTCTCTGATCGGTTTTAAAGGACATATCGAATTGGCTGCAACATCATCAATTGTACTTGACAGCCCCGAGGTAGTGGGTCTGACAGGGACAACGGCAATTACAGCCGGGCAGATTGCCCTGGTAAATTCCGGAACCGATACGGCCGGATGGAATCCCGGCGGCATCGACCCTGCAGGCAAATTTACCGCTCTGGCCGATGAGATCCTGATCGGCCAGGGAAATATTCAGCTGAGCAATTATCAGTCCGTAGACCTGAATGCCCGGGGAAACCTTGTTTTCCGAGGCCAGGCAAGGGTTGAAACCGAAGGGGATATTGAAACGACCCAGGGCGTTTTCAGCACCTCGAATACCGACCTCAACATATCCGCGGCCAGGGTGACAGGCACCTATATCAGCCATGCGGATGGGAACAGCCTGAAATACGATGCCCTGGATTTCAAAGTGGATGCCGGTATCGGAAACATTACCATCACCGGCAGCGGTGCTGCGGCTGCCGGTTTAAACAATATCGGAGGCAAACTCTCATTTGTCGGCGGACGTATTGAAAATTCAGGGACCGTTGATCTCCCTTCAGGGGTTATTTCATTCCGCGCCACCGGAAACGGCCCCGATGACGGTGTCTTTATGATGTACGGCGCTCAGGTCTCGGCAAACGGAAGTGAGGCCGACGGTATCTACTATGATGGCGGCATCGTCTACTACGAGGCGGATAACGGCAATGTCAAACTGGCGTCAGGCTCAGTGACCGATGTCTCTGCAGACCCTGCAGGAGCTGACGGGGGATTGGTGTGGATCAACGCCGCCCAGGGAAGCTTCTCCGGCGGAGGAAAAGTATTGGGAACGGCTTCAAATGGAACCGGGGGATCGTTCTGGTTGGATGCAGGCTCACTGGAACAGAACGGAGCTGCGGTCACTGACATCTCCTCTGTGCTGGGCAACCTGAACATGGCAGGAGCAGACAACCGCGCCGGGCAGATTGACCTGAGGGTGCGCAGCGGGGATGCCTTTCTGGCTGATAATGTCGCCGCCCACGAGTTCCGGCTGTCCCTGGACCAGGGCAGTCTGAGCGTGGATGCCCAAATTGATGCCTCCCGGGATACAGGCAACGGCAGGATCGAACTGTACGCCGGGAATGACCTGACATTATCAGAAAATACACGGCTTGTGGCCCAAGGTTTGGCTCAAGACAGTCCGGGCGGGAAAATCATATTGGGCAACGCCACAAAACAGGGCGGGTCCATGGATTTAGGCGGGGCGGTGTTTGACGTTTCCACAAGTGATGGAACCGGCGGCAGCATTTACCTGAGGGTGTCCAGAAATGACGGCAATGACGGCATCAACCTGGTGCCGGATGCTTTATTCACCGGCGCATCGTCTGTGGTGGCTGAAGGGGTGATGTTCCATGATAATCTGAATTTTTCAGACTGGAAATCCAAGGCCAATGGATTCATGGCTGCAACCGGAGGATCGGTGAACGCCATATCTATTATCCCGGGGATGGAATATCAGACTCAGGGAGATTTAGCCCTTTCGGGCATGGATATGACCGGCTGGCGTTTTGGCGCCGGTAAAACAGCCGGCGCCGTGACATTCAGGGCAGGAGGAGATCTATCCATCAACGGCGATATCGTGGATCACCCGACAGACCTTTGGGATCTGCCGCTTGTTGCACAGAGCACCACCATCAGCCTGGCGGCCGGATCAACCCTTTCCAGTTCAGACATCTTTGCCGTGGACACCGGCACAGGTCATTTAAGTCTTGGGGACAAGGTGCTTGTCTATACGGAAAGCGGAAATATCCATTTTGCATCGGGCGGGACGACCACCATAGGCAACATTGAAGCCAATGCCGAAACAGCCAAAGATTATATGACCTATTTTAATATGAATTATAATCTTGGGTCCTATTCCGGAGAAATAAGGGGATATACCGGAGAGGATCTTGTCCTTGACGGGGGGGTGGTCCAGACCGCCACAGGAGATATTGAACTGAATATCAATGGCGGAGTGAAGCTGGTGCGTACCAAAATCAGCGGGGATTATTACACCGGCAGCATCCGCACCACGGGACGGCCGATTACTGCCGAAGACGAACCTGAGCTTGCCGATAACGGGAATCTGAACCCCTTCTGGGTATTAATATTTGGGGAGGATTTCTATAATAACATTTTTGCAGAAAAGCGGCAGACACTGGTCCCCCAGGGATTTCACAACGGTGGAAATATAGATGTAAACGCCAGGGGCGACATTAAGGTACAATCCGTCTACGGGGGATCTTTTATCTCACAGATTACGGATGGGGCCTGGGATGATCATTCCGGACAGGCCGATTTCAGCAACGATACGGCTCCCGGCGCCGATTTTCCAGTTATTTCGGCCGGAATCACCGAAGGAATATGGTCGGCTAATTTCAATAACCTGTCTGCGACCCAGGGCATTGCCGCCATGGGCGGGGGAAATGTCAATATCAACACCGCAGGTGCATTTTTTGCTGCTGCCGGCACCTTTGGTGCCGGCAGCCTCACCGTGGCGGCCCAGGGCGAGATAGACGGGCGCTTTCTCAATAAGGAGGGCACCCTGGAACTGTCTACCATGGATAATTTCGGAATGATGGAAGGCAGTACCGGCCAGGTGATCGAAGTCTTTGATTCCCAGGTTCAGGTAACGGCCCAGGGAGATCTAAAACTCGGGTCGGCGGTAAATCCGACCATCACCGGGGACTATTACGGGGCTGAAAACAAGTGGGACCTCCAATACAGCCAGACGGCCTCCCTTTCACTTTCGGCCAGAACAGGGTCTGTCACCCTCACCGGTAATCTGGACGACGGCCTGGAACTGGACGCCAGCGTGGACGTTCGGGAACGGGTCCATGTACTGCCGCCCAGTCTATACATAAACGCCGGTTCAGATATCGTTCTGGGCAGTACCTTTTACCTGCCGCCCATAGCGTCGGGTCAGATGAGCACCGAAACCGGCCAGATTACCCTTTATGCCGGTCGGGATATCAGGTCCCAGGGTACGAGTCAAAACGGAATTTATCTGTATAACATGCATCCGGACGATATCTACGGCAATCACGATGCAAACAAGGCCATTGATGTGTTTAATGTCGCCGCCCTCCACGGCAATCCCATTGACCGGGAACAGGACTACCTGCCGTCGGTGGTATCTGCCGGTAACGATATCAGTAATATTATTCTGTCCCTGCCCAGGGCGGCCACCATCACTGCCGGCAACGACATTATTGATACCAGAGTGACCGGCCAGAATATCCGTTCTACCGATATTACAAGTATTACCGCCGGACATGATATCATGTTCACAACGGAGAAAAGCGATTCAACAAATTACAGCGAGAAGTGGATCATGGTCGGCGGACCGGGCCGGACCATTGTCCAGGCCGGAAATGCCATCAACCTGGGCACGTCCTTGGGAATCCAGTCCATTGGCGATTTTGACAATCCCGCTTTATCTGACGGGGAAACCGAACTGGTCAATGACCTGGTCGTTATCGCGGGAATTGACGCCCCCCTGGAACTTGAAACGATCCGCGAATTGTTTTTAGGCAATTCAGAGGTTGCCGGGGATGGCCCGGAAGGATTTGTCCTGGGGGAGGACGGGCTCATGCAGGTTGTGGATAAGATCAGGGAGCGTACAGAGGCCGGGGACAAGGCCCTTGCCGATCAGATTCTGGCCGATGCCCGACAATTTTTGATTGCCCCTCTATGGTCCGGAGCATCCGGTACCGGAGACATCAGCCTGATCAATTCGAAAATATACTCAAGCGGCGGAGCTGGGAATATTTATGCAATTGCCGCAGGCAAAATCGATGTCGGTGTTTCCTCCATCCCGGCGGCCAAGGGGGAAAACGCCCCGGATACAAGCGCAACTGATGATGCTTCCGGGCTTTATACGACATCCGGCGGAGGCATCCATCTGCTGACCTATGGGGATGTCAATGTGAACGAATCCAGGGTGATGACCTTTGACGGCGGGGATATCGTGGTCTGGTCGGACCAGGGAAACATCAATGCGGGTATGGGCTCCAAGGCGGCCACTGCATCCGGGAAATTTAAAACCGTTGAGGTCAACGGCGTAAAGAAACGGGTGTACATCGCCCCTGCGGTGGGCAGCGGCATCAGGGCCACCGCCACCGATATCGAGCGCGCGGGGGACCTGTATATCATCGCCCCTTCCGGCATTATTGATGCCGGGGAGGCAGGAATTGCTGGACAGAATGTCACCTTGATTGCAGATCAGGTCATAAACGCCCAGAATATTGAAGCCAGCGGAAACAGCTTTGGGTTTACCAAACCATCGGAATCGTCTGCAAATGTGTCCGGTCTTTCAGGGGGAAGCGGACTGGCTGATGCAGCCATGCTGGACGAAGAGTCCAGCGCATTGGCATCCAGCCAGGACCGGATGAATGAGGAAACGCCCGAGGGGTACAGCATGGAACCCAGGTGGGTGGACGTTGAAGTGGTGGGATTTGAAGAAGATGAAGAAGAGAACAGCTGA